A genome region from Candidatus Manganitrophus noduliformans includes the following:
- the sppA gene encoding signal peptide peptidase SppA, whose product MRRRIFDTHLFTIILGGGLSFLLSGCIYNISLLPQPGPLEEKVVEGSGDDKILLLDISGIISEEKPDGLIERPDMVARVKEELKRAESDKGVKAVVLRINSPGGTVTASDIIYHEIVRFKERTGRKVIASILDVGASGGYYIAMAADRVIAQPTSVTGSIGVIMLHVNLQGLMEKVGVGAEAIKSGENKDLGIPTQPLSPEDRDIFQSVINDMYARFLEVIIRGREGLPADRIKALADGRIYTAAQAKEAGLVDQIGYLDQAIELAKSEAGLKEASVILYSRSGQHINNIYSEAIRTEVNPLSAWGVDPKRLLQGGSAKFLYLWMP is encoded by the coding sequence ATGCGACGTCGAATCTTCGATACACATCTGTTCACGATCATTCTTGGAGGGGGACTCTCGTTTTTGCTCTCGGGATGTATCTATAACATTTCCCTCCTCCCCCAGCCCGGACCGTTGGAGGAAAAGGTCGTCGAGGGGAGCGGCGACGACAAGATCCTTCTGCTCGATATCTCGGGCATCATCTCCGAGGAGAAGCCGGATGGCCTGATCGAGCGCCCCGATATGGTCGCCCGGGTCAAGGAGGAGTTGAAGCGGGCGGAGTCCGACAAGGGGGTGAAGGCGGTGGTCTTGCGGATCAACAGTCCCGGCGGGACGGTGACCGCGTCCGACATCATCTATCACGAGATCGTCCGATTCAAGGAGCGGACCGGCCGAAAAGTGATCGCATCGATTCTCGACGTCGGCGCGTCCGGCGGGTACTATATCGCGATGGCGGCCGATCGGGTGATCGCCCAGCCGACCTCGGTGACCGGCAGCATCGGCGTGATCATGCTTCACGTCAATCTTCAAGGGCTGATGGAAAAGGTGGGGGTGGGGGCCGAAGCGATCAAGTCGGGAGAGAATAAAGATTTGGGGATTCCAACCCAACCTCTCTCGCCGGAGGACCGTGATATTTTCCAGAGCGTGATCAACGATATGTACGCCCGCTTCCTGGAGGTGATCATCCGAGGCCGGGAGGGTCTTCCGGCGGACCGGATCAAGGCGCTCGCCGACGGCCGGATCTACACCGCCGCCCAGGCGAAGGAGGCCGGCCTGGTCGATCAGATCGGCTACCTGGACCAAGCGATCGAGCTTGCGAAGTCGGAAGCGGGTCTCAAGGAGGCGAGTGTGATCCTTTATAGCCGGTCCGGCCAGCATATCAACAACATCTACTCCGAGGCGATCCGGACGGAGGTGAATCCCCTCTCCGCCTGGGGGGTCGATCCTAAGCGGCTTTTGCAGGGGGGATCGGCGAAGTTTCTTTATCTTTGGATGCCTTAG
- a CDS encoding cyclase family protein, whose protein sequence is MRLYDVTMTLTHSMPTYPGEPGPALTPVKRMKKGDPANVSALSLGLHTGTHVDAPIHFIEGAPGVEALPLEILCGPARLVRIDDPEAVRPGELERAGLNGATRVLFQTRNREWIKASRFHEDFVYIAPEAAEWLVARGVRLVGIDYLSVEAFGAPQPRTHQTFLHAGVVVIEGLDLSLPPPGDYDLRCLPLKIAGADGAPARVVLAGG, encoded by the coding sequence ATGCGACTCTATGATGTGACAATGACACTCACCCATTCCATGCCGACCTATCCGGGGGAGCCCGGCCCCGCCCTCACGCCGGTCAAGCGGATGAAAAAAGGGGATCCGGCGAACGTCTCCGCCCTTTCGCTCGGCCTGCACACCGGCACCCACGTCGATGCCCCGATTCATTTTATCGAAGGGGCGCCCGGGGTTGAGGCGCTGCCGTTGGAGATCCTTTGCGGACCGGCGCGTCTGGTCCGGATCGACGATCCGGAGGCGGTCCGTCCGGGCGAGCTCGAACGGGCCGGATTAAACGGCGCGACCCGCGTTCTTTTTCAAACACGGAATCGGGAGTGGATCAAGGCGTCCCGTTTTCATGAGGATTTCGTCTACATCGCGCCGGAGGCGGCGGAGTGGCTGGTTGCGCGCGGCGTCCGTCTGGTCGGCATCGATTATCTCTCCGTCGAGGCGTTCGGCGCGCCGCAGCCGCGGACGCATCAGACCTTCCTCCATGCTGGTGTCGTTGTGATTGAGGGGCTTGATCTGTCGCTTCCCCCGCCGGGCGATTACGATCTCCGGTGTCTTCCCCTCAAGATCGCCGGCGCCGACGGCGCCCCGGCGCGGGTCGTTCTTGCCGGGGGGTGA
- a CDS encoding NUDIX domain-containing protein, with protein MKFCPECGRPLVQHKVERHLRQVCLPDGEGCGFIDYGRFTLGVGGLVIDADPQTGERRVLLIQRNQEPNKGGWTLPGGFVDFDETVDQAAVREVMEETGLQCRAIGMVGFRNRADSDVNTSYAVFLLEAIGGERFTQPTEEIAQCGFYTLSQIQEMPRLAPLSRTVATAALTAELHLLRPITVSGLGDRPPFTFFIGSDRSTQS; from the coding sequence ATGAAGTTTTGTCCGGAATGCGGTCGGCCGTTAGTTCAGCACAAAGTCGAGCGACACCTCCGCCAGGTCTGTCTCCCGGATGGAGAAGGGTGCGGTTTCATCGACTACGGCCGCTTCACCCTCGGCGTCGGCGGTCTGGTGATCGACGCCGATCCCCAGACCGGAGAGCGCCGGGTTCTCCTGATCCAGCGTAATCAGGAGCCGAACAAGGGGGGCTGGACCCTTCCGGGAGGGTTCGTCGACTTTGATGAAACAGTCGACCAAGCGGCGGTCCGGGAGGTGATGGAGGAGACCGGTCTTCAGTGCCGCGCCATCGGGATGGTCGGATTCCGCAACCGGGCCGATTCTGATGTGAACACGTCGTATGCGGTCTTCTTGCTGGAGGCGATCGGCGGGGAACGCTTCACCCAACCGACCGAGGAGATCGCCCAATGCGGTTTTTACACCCTCTCTCAAATTCAAGAGATGCCCCGTCTTGCCCCCCTTTCTCGGACCGTGGCGACGGCCGCCCTGACGGCCGAGCTCCACCTTTTGCGTCCGATCACCGTTTCCGGCCTGGGGGATCGTCCCCCCTTTACTTTCTTTATCGGATCGGATCGATCGACGCAATCTTAA
- the carA gene encoding glutamine-hydrolyzing carbamoyl-phosphate synthase small subunit: MKRAILLLEDGTAFLGKSFGAEGEAVGEVVFNTSMTGYQEILTDPSYKGQIVTMTYPLIGNYGVNPEDVESERPWLEGFIVKEYSSFPSNWRATEPLDQLLKRNRIVAIEGIDTRALTRKIRDRGAMQGILSTEAFETASLIKKLNSHPPLVGQDLVRQVTCAEAYPWKEGPWREAVPAPVYHVVAYDFGIKQNMLRRLVQMGCRVTVVPAETPAEKVLSVNPDGVLLSNGPGDPEAVTYAIRNTEKLIGKKPLFGICLGHQILGLALGGKCKKLKFGHHGGNQPIMDLATRRVQIVAENHGFAVDLASIEKEVALTHVNLNDNTVEGMHHRTLPVFSVQYHPEASPGPHDAHFLFKRFIDFFANQAASAQGRGR; encoded by the coding sequence ATGAAGCGGGCGATTCTGCTCCTCGAAGACGGAACGGCGTTCCTCGGAAAATCGTTCGGCGCGGAAGGCGAAGCGGTCGGCGAGGTGGTTTTCAATACCAGCATGACCGGCTATCAGGAGATCCTGACCGATCCCTCTTATAAAGGGCAGATCGTCACGATGACCTATCCCTTGATCGGCAATTACGGCGTCAATCCGGAAGATGTCGAATCGGAGCGTCCCTGGCTGGAAGGGTTCATCGTCAAGGAGTACTCCTCTTTTCCGAGCAACTGGCGGGCGACCGAGCCGCTCGATCAGCTCTTGAAGCGCAACCGGATCGTCGCCATCGAGGGGATCGACACCCGCGCCCTGACCCGAAAGATCCGCGACCGCGGCGCGATGCAGGGAATCCTTTCGACGGAAGCGTTTGAAACGGCCTCCCTCATAAAAAAGTTGAACTCTCATCCGCCGCTCGTCGGGCAGGACCTTGTCCGGCAGGTCACCTGCGCCGAAGCATATCCCTGGAAAGAGGGGCCTTGGCGGGAGGCGGTTCCGGCGCCGGTTTATCATGTGGTGGCGTACGACTTCGGGATCAAACAGAACATGCTCCGGCGGCTGGTCCAGATGGGATGCCGGGTGACGGTGGTCCCCGCCGAGACCCCGGCCGAAAAGGTGCTGTCGGTGAATCCCGACGGCGTTCTTCTCTCGAACGGGCCGGGCGACCCGGAGGCGGTGACCTATGCGATCCGGAACACCGAGAAGCTGATCGGCAAAAAGCCGCTCTTCGGAATTTGTCTCGGCCATCAGATCCTGGGGCTGGCGCTCGGGGGAAAATGCAAGAAGCTCAAATTCGGCCATCACGGCGGGAACCAGCCGATCATGGACCTGGCGACGCGGCGGGTGCAGATCGTTGCCGAGAATCACGGCTTCGCCGTCGATCTCGCGTCGATCGAAAAAGAGGTGGCGCTGACCCATGTGAACCTGAACGACAACACGGTCGAGGGGATGCACCATCGGACCCTCCCGGTCTTTTCCGTTCAGTACCATCCGGAGGCCTCGCCGGGCCCGCACGACGCCCACTTTCTCTTCAAACGGTTTATCGACTTTTTTGCCAACCAAGCAGCCTCTGCCCAAGGAAGGGGGAGATAA
- a CDS encoding dihydroorotase — protein sequence MTERILIQGGRIIDPAAGRDAVGDLLIEEGVIREIGPRLSVKGSCQKIDAAGKLVVPGLIDLHSHLREPGFEYKETVATATAAAAAGGFTTICAMPNTNPINDNQSVTEFILERAKAEGKVHVLPVGAITKGSKGEELAEIGELVAAGCVALSDDGRPVMNSELMRRAMEYAKIFDVPVIDHCEDLNLSAGGVMFEGEVSTALGLKGIPAASETVMVARDIALAELTGAKVHLAHISCGGSVHLIREAKRRGIAVTAETCPHYFTLTDDRVRGFDANAKMKPPLATRRDLEEIRAGLADGTIDAIATDHAPHAAQEKECEIDHAPFGIIGLETAFSLSLMLVEEGLLTLPALIQKMTENPARIIGKKIGQLGIGDRADVTLIDPAAEWVVDAGHFKSKSKNSPFIGWKMKGRIAGIVLSGVWKSADAEAGR from the coding sequence ATGACCGAGCGAATTCTAATTCAAGGGGGACGGATCATCGATCCCGCGGCGGGAAGGGATGCCGTCGGCGATCTTCTGATCGAGGAAGGGGTTATTCGCGAGATCGGCCCGCGTCTTTCGGTCAAAGGGTCTTGTCAGAAAATCGATGCGGCTGGAAAACTCGTCGTCCCCGGACTGATCGACCTGCACAGCCACCTGCGCGAGCCGGGGTTCGAATACAAAGAAACGGTGGCGACGGCGACCGCCGCGGCGGCCGCGGGAGGATTCACGACGATCTGCGCGATGCCGAACACCAACCCGATCAACGACAACCAATCGGTCACCGAATTCATCCTCGAGCGGGCGAAGGCCGAAGGAAAAGTTCATGTCCTCCCGGTCGGGGCGATCACGAAGGGATCGAAGGGGGAGGAGCTGGCGGAGATCGGGGAGCTGGTCGCCGCCGGATGCGTCGCCCTCTCCGACGACGGCCGGCCGGTGATGAACAGCGAGCTGATGCGCCGGGCGATGGAGTATGCGAAGATCTTCGACGTGCCGGTGATCGACCATTGCGAAGACCTCAACCTCTCGGCGGGCGGGGTGATGTTCGAGGGGGAGGTCTCGACCGCGCTTGGATTGAAGGGGATTCCGGCCGCTTCGGAGACGGTGATGGTGGCGCGCGACATCGCCCTGGCCGAGCTGACCGGCGCGAAAGTGCATCTCGCCCACATCAGCTGCGGCGGCTCGGTCCACCTGATTCGCGAGGCGAAGCGGCGGGGGATCGCGGTGACGGCGGAGACCTGCCCGCATTATTTCACCCTGACCGACGACCGGGTGCGGGGCTTCGACGCCAATGCCAAGATGAAACCGCCCTTGGCGACGCGGCGCGATCTGGAAGAGATCCGCGCCGGACTGGCCGATGGGACGATCGATGCGATCGCCACCGATCACGCCCCGCACGCCGCGCAGGAGAAGGAGTGCGAGATCGACCATGCGCCGTTCGGGATCATCGGCCTGGAGACCGCCTTCTCCCTCTCCTTGATGTTGGTGGAGGAGGGGCTGCTCACGTTGCCGGCGCTGATCCAAAAGATGACGGAGAACCCGGCCCGGATCATCGGCAAAAAAATCGGACAGCTTGGGATCGGCGATCGGGCCGACGTGACGCTGATCGATCCCGCGGCGGAGTGGGTCGTCGATGCGGGCCACTTCAAATCGAAGAGCAAGAACTCCCCGTTCATCGGCTGGAAGATGAAGGGGCGGATCGCCGGCATCGTCCTGTCCGGCGTTTGGAAGTCTGCGGACGCGGAGGCAGGGCGATGA
- the gnd gene encoding phosphogluconate dehydrogenase (NAD(+)-dependent, decarboxylating) produces MEFGIIGLGRIGSNLAIHAAEVGIRAVGFSKEVTNLDALGRHGVQVAAGLIDLVKSLHSPRVIFLSVPAGPAVDEALDRLVPFLEPWDVIVDGGNSHFRDSIARFRRLQKNKVGFVDCGTSGGLEGARSGACFMVGGTEDAVARAAPVLMKLAVEEGFFYAGPPGAGHFCKMVHNAIEFGMLQSIGEGVELMRRSDYRIDLADLFHAWSHGSVIRGWLVELMERGLREHPDFSDVPSYVEDTGEVNWALEEAIEKEVPMPAITQSVLALFASRGGGSDAARAVALLRNQFGEHPFGPRPDIAKMRKTGKVGGWKADEAA; encoded by the coding sequence ATGGAATTTGGGATCATCGGTCTGGGAAGGATTGGGAGCAACCTGGCGATTCATGCGGCCGAAGTCGGAATTCGGGCCGTCGGCTTCTCCAAAGAGGTGACGAACCTCGATGCGCTGGGACGTCACGGCGTCCAGGTGGCGGCGGGCCTGATCGATCTTGTCAAATCGCTCCATTCGCCCCGGGTCATCTTTCTCTCGGTGCCGGCGGGGCCGGCGGTCGACGAAGCGCTTGACCGGCTCGTTCCTTTCCTTGAACCGTGGGATGTGATTGTCGATGGGGGAAATTCGCATTTTCGGGATTCGATCGCGCGATTTCGCCGCCTCCAAAAAAACAAGGTCGGCTTCGTCGATTGCGGGACCAGCGGCGGCCTGGAGGGGGCGCGGAGCGGCGCCTGCTTCATGGTGGGGGGAACGGAGGACGCGGTCGCGCGGGCGGCGCCGGTTTTAATGAAGCTTGCCGTTGAAGAGGGCTTCTTCTACGCCGGCCCTCCCGGCGCGGGGCACTTCTGCAAAATGGTCCATAATGCGATCGAGTTCGGCATGCTTCAGTCGATCGGGGAGGGGGTGGAGCTGATGCGGCGCTCCGACTATCGGATCGATCTCGCCGATCTCTTTCATGCCTGGTCGCACGGCTCGGTGATCCGCGGGTGGCTCGTCGAGCTGATGGAGCGGGGGTTGCGCGAGCATCCCGATTTCTCCGATGTCCCAAGCTACGTCGAGGATACCGGCGAGGTCAATTGGGCGTTGGAAGAGGCGATCGAAAAAGAGGTCCCGATGCCGGCGATCACCCAATCGGTCCTCGCCCTGTTTGCCTCCCGCGGCGGGGGATCGGACGCCGCCCGCGCCGTCGCCCTTCTTCGAAACCAATTTGGCGAACACCCCTTCGGCCCGCGGCCGGACATTGCCAAAATGAGAAAGACCGGAAAGGTCGGCGGCTGGAAAGCCGATGAAGCCGCATAG
- a CDS encoding zinc-dependent alcohol dehydrogenase family protein codes for MKAMIVEKRAPLEERPLQSVERPIPAPGAGEVLIRVEVCAICRTDLHVVEGELPVHKNPVVPGHQVVGEISRLGPHTSRFQVGDRVGVAWLWAACGACFYCLRGDENLCELPQFTGYDVDGGYAEYIVAQEAFIYPLPADLPSHQAAPLLCAGIIGYRALHRSDIRKGGRLGLYGFGASAHVAIQIARYWGCGVYVATRGERHRQLAKELGAAWVGEAADIPPVKLDAAIIFAPAGELVPGALRAVERGGTVAVAGIYMTDIPTLHYGTELFYEKNLRSVTANTRRDGEELLRLASEIPIRTHTELFDLEQANEALSRLKHDGIQGAGVLKIKKDN; via the coding sequence ATGAAAGCAATGATCGTAGAAAAACGAGCGCCGCTTGAGGAGAGGCCGTTGCAGTCGGTCGAGCGCCCGATTCCGGCGCCGGGCGCGGGAGAGGTGTTGATCCGCGTGGAGGTCTGCGCAATCTGCCGAACCGATCTGCATGTGGTGGAGGGGGAATTGCCGGTTCACAAAAACCCGGTCGTTCCGGGCCATCAGGTCGTCGGAGAGATCAGCCGGCTCGGCCCCCATACGAGCCGGTTTCAAGTAGGCGACCGGGTCGGCGTCGCCTGGCTATGGGCCGCCTGCGGCGCCTGCTTCTACTGCCTTCGCGGCGACGAAAACCTCTGCGAGCTCCCCCAATTTACCGGCTATGACGTCGACGGCGGCTATGCCGAATACATCGTCGCGCAAGAGGCGTTCATCTATCCTTTGCCGGCCGATCTCCCCTCGCATCAGGCGGCGCCGCTCCTCTGCGCCGGAATCATCGGCTACCGGGCGCTTCATCGAAGCGACATCCGGAAGGGGGGGCGCCTGGGCCTTTACGGATTCGGCGCTTCGGCCCACGTGGCGATCCAGATTGCGCGGTATTGGGGATGCGGGGTCTATGTTGCGACCCGCGGGGAACGGCATCGCCAACTCGCAAAAGAATTGGGAGCCGCCTGGGTGGGCGAAGCGGCCGATATTCCGCCGGTCAAGCTCGACGCGGCGATCATCTTCGCCCCGGCGGGCGAGCTGGTCCCCGGGGCGCTGCGCGCGGTCGAGAGAGGAGGAACCGTCGCCGTGGCGGGGATTTACATGACCGACATCCCTACCCTCCATTACGGGACGGAACTCTTTTACGAGAAAAATCTTCGAAGCGTCACGGCCAACACGCGGCGGGACGGAGAGGAGCTCCTCCGATTGGCTTCGGAAATCCCGATTCGGACGCATACCGAATTGTTTGATTTGGAACAAGCGAACGAAGCCCTCTCGCGCTTAAAACACGACGGGATTCAGGGGGCGGGGGTGCTGAAAATAAAAAAAGACAATTAG
- a CDS encoding aspartate carbamoyltransferase catalytic subunit, with protein MGLKRKDILAIAEMEKEEIELILQTAESFKEVSTREIKKVPTLRGKTVVNLFFEPSTRTRTSFELAAKRLSADVINISTSSSSVVKGETLLDTARNIEAMQSDIIILRHASSGAPYILARALRSAVINAGDGSHEHPSQGLLDLYTIKEKKGGIQGLKVVIVGDVLHSRVARSDIHGLKKLGAEVHLAGPPTMIPLGIEQWGVKVHYRLEEAIAGADVIILLRLQLERQGKGYLPTLREYAQLYGLNSKRVALANNGVLVMHPGPINRGVEVTPEVADGLSSVILEQVTNGVAVRMALLYLLSGEKS; from the coding sequence ATGGGACTGAAACGAAAAGACATTCTCGCCATTGCCGAGATGGAGAAAGAAGAGATTGAGCTGATTCTCCAGACGGCGGAATCGTTTAAAGAGGTCTCGACCCGCGAGATCAAAAAGGTGCCGACCCTCCGGGGGAAGACGGTGGTTAACCTTTTCTTCGAGCCGAGCACCCGGACCCGGACCTCTTTCGAATTGGCGGCCAAGCGGCTCTCGGCCGACGTCATCAACATCTCCACCTCATCGAGCAGCGTGGTGAAGGGAGAGACCCTCCTCGACACGGCGCGAAACATCGAGGCGATGCAGTCGGACATCATCATCCTCCGCCACGCCTCCTCCGGCGCCCCATACATTTTGGCCCGGGCGCTGCGGAGCGCGGTGATCAACGCGGGAGACGGATCGCACGAACATCCGAGCCAAGGGCTTCTCGACCTCTATACAATCAAAGAGAAGAAGGGGGGGATTCAGGGGCTGAAAGTGGTGATCGTCGGCGATGTGCTCCATAGCCGCGTCGCGCGCTCCGACATTCACGGTTTGAAAAAGCTGGGCGCCGAGGTCCATCTCGCCGGTCCTCCAACCATGATTCCCCTCGGCATCGAGCAGTGGGGAGTCAAAGTTCACTATCGTCTGGAGGAGGCGATTGCGGGGGCCGATGTGATCATCCTCCTTCGCCTCCAGCTGGAGCGTCAGGGAAAGGGATATCTCCCGACCCTTCGAGAGTATGCCCAGCTCTATGGTCTTAATAGCAAGCGGGTCGCCTTGGCCAACAACGGTGTTCTGGTGATGCACCCCGGCCCGATCAACCGGGGGGTCGAGGTGACCCCCGAGGTGGCCGACGGTCTCTCGTCGGTGATTCTGGAGCAGGTGACAAACGGGGTCGCGGTCCGGATGGCGTTGTTGTATCTTCTTTCCGGAGAAAAATCATGA
- a CDS encoding nucleotidyltransferase family protein, protein MSDQFRDFIAVLAALDKHGVDYVLIGGVAVVLHGMERLTRDVDIMVKMVPENVERLRRALHEVFDDGSIEEITLGELQKYPVIRYGTPNDFYIDVIARIGEVAAFENLDYEVLDYQGTKIKIATPETLYRLKKDTVRDRDKMDAAFLLELIKARKSNPPR, encoded by the coding sequence ATGTCGGATCAATTCAGGGATTTTATTGCGGTTCTTGCGGCCCTTGATAAACATGGTGTGGATTATGTTCTGATCGGGGGCGTTGCGGTTGTCCTTCATGGGATGGAACGGTTAACCCGTGATGTGGACATTATGGTCAAGATGGTTCCTGAAAACGTTGAAAGGTTGAGGAGGGCGCTCCATGAAGTTTTCGATGATGGTTCCATCGAGGAGATTACGCTCGGTGAGTTGCAGAAATATCCGGTGATTCGCTATGGAACGCCGAATGATTTTTATATCGATGTCATCGCTCGGATAGGTGAGGTTGCCGCATTTGAAAACTTAGATTATGAGGTTCTTGATTACCAAGGAACAAAGATCAAGATTGCGACACCCGAGACGTTGTATCGTCTCAAGAAGGACACCGTGCGGGATCGAGATAAAATGGATGCAGCGTTTTTACTGGAGCTAATTAAAGCAAGAAAATCAAACCCACCTCGCTAG
- a CDS encoding formylglycine-generating enzyme family protein, which produces MSRGVIIGICITMALLTILTMVALVVESKKSEALRERTRLIQTEAEALPDVKTVDYSQFETIVGGDGREMVLIPAGSFTMGGGPEGDFDEQPQRVIYLDAYYMDKHEVTNADYARFAKMLKRPIPTIPVFEDDVNLLKGETQPVVGVTWIDAFAYCKWAGKRLPTEAEWEKAARGENGQTFPWGDTFNTKLANGRGEEDGFKYSAPIGSFEQGRSPYGLYDMAGNVSEWVSDWYDQFYYKTSPFKNPQGPAEPDINKVLVYRGGSFNSSPHDLRASKRFGGAHADRGESSVGIRCARDLNVQ; this is translated from the coding sequence ATGAGCCGAGGCGTCATCATTGGAATTTGCATTACCATGGCGTTGCTGACGATCTTGACAATGGTCGCGCTGGTCGTCGAATCGAAAAAGTCGGAGGCGCTTCGAGAGCGGACCCGGCTGATTCAGACGGAAGCGGAGGCGCTCCCCGACGTGAAAACGGTCGATTACAGCCAGTTTGAAACGATCGTCGGCGGCGACGGACGGGAGATGGTCTTGATCCCCGCCGGCTCCTTCACGATGGGGGGAGGACCCGAGGGGGATTTCGACGAGCAGCCGCAGCGGGTCATCTACCTCGATGCCTATTATATGGACAAACACGAGGTGACCAACGCGGACTATGCGCGATTCGCCAAGATGCTCAAGCGTCCCATCCCGACGATTCCGGTCTTTGAGGACGACGTCAATCTTTTGAAAGGAGAGACCCAGCCGGTGGTCGGGGTGACCTGGATCGATGCCTTCGCCTATTGCAAGTGGGCGGGCAAACGTCTGCCGACCGAAGCGGAGTGGGAAAAAGCGGCGCGGGGAGAAAACGGCCAAACTTTTCCTTGGGGGGATACCTTCAATACGAAGTTGGCCAACGGCCGCGGCGAAGAAGACGGGTTCAAATACAGCGCGCCGATCGGCAGCTTCGAGCAGGGGCGGAGCCCTTACGGCCTCTACGACATGGCCGGCAATGTTTCGGAGTGGGTTTCCGATTGGTATGATCAGTTCTACTACAAAACATCCCCTTTCAAAAATCCGCAGGGACCGGCGGAGCCCGACATCAATAAAGTCCTCGTCTACCGCGGCGGATCATTCAACAGCTCGCCGCACGATCTGCGCGCTTCCAAACGTTTCGGAGGGGCCCATGCCGACCGGGGAGAGAGCAGCGTCGGCATCCGCTGCGCGCGGGACCTCAACGTACAGTGA
- the pyrR gene encoding bifunctional pyr operon transcriptional regulator/uracil phosphoribosyltransferase PyrR, translating into MERVILNSVEIYRALTRIAHEILERNKGSKELALIGIRTGGVYLSQRLGKKIQEIEGETVPIGELDITLYRDDLAHRKESPVLKKTHIPFDLNDRKIILVDDVLFTGRTIRAAMDGLMDLGRPKQIQLAVLIDRGHRELPIRADYVGKNLPTATDEKVEVLLEEAGEEDRIVLRKGPGAGGQGSGK; encoded by the coding sequence ATGGAACGGGTGATTCTCAATTCGGTCGAGATCTATCGGGCCCTCACCCGGATTGCGCATGAAATCCTGGAGCGGAACAAGGGGTCGAAGGAGCTTGCGCTCATCGGCATCCGGACCGGCGGGGTCTATCTGTCGCAACGGTTGGGTAAAAAGATTCAAGAGATCGAAGGGGAGACCGTTCCGATCGGTGAGCTCGACATCACCCTCTATCGAGACGATCTGGCCCACCGGAAAGAGTCTCCCGTCCTCAAGAAAACCCACATCCCCTTTGACCTGAACGACCGGAAGATCATCCTGGTTGACGATGTTCTCTTCACCGGGAGGACCATTCGCGCGGCGATGGACGGCCTGATGGATCTCGGCCGGCCGAAGCAGATTCAGTTGGCGGTTTTGATCGACCGAGGCCATCGCGAGCTGCCGATCCGGGCCGATTATGTCGGGAAAAACCTCCCGACCGCCACCGACGAAAAAGTTGAAGTGCTTCTTGAGGAAGCGGGCGAAGAAGATCGGATCGTTTTGAGAAAGGGGCCGGGGGCCGGGGGTCAGGGGTCGGGGAAATAA